Proteins from one Desulfovibrio intestinalis genomic window:
- the glsA gene encoding glutaminase A has protein sequence MPDIDKIQSVVDSAYAQFSKTPGGANADYIPFLANIPSNLAAVAVVTAKGQSVAAGDAQYRFAIESISKVCTLALALEDMGRQAVQEKIGASPTGLPFNSVMALELHGDKPLSPLVNAGAMASASFVKAGSVEERWQRILGMQRRLGSKEIAMSDELNQSEQTTNFHNRGIAWLLYSAGYMYCDPMEACDVYTRQCSTLLNTVELATIGATIAARGRNPITGEQVLKPENCPCIMAEMTMEGMYDSSGDWAYNVGLPGKSGVGGGILTIVPGVMAIAAFSPPLDKVGNSVRGQKMAAFVAQELGYNLYKA, from the coding sequence ATGCCTGATATTGATAAAATTCAGTCGGTGGTGGACAGCGCTTATGCGCAGTTCAGCAAGACACCGGGTGGGGCCAATGCCGATTATATACCGTTTTTGGCGAACATTCCCAGCAACCTAGCTGCTGTGGCTGTGGTAACTGCCAAGGGGCAGTCTGTGGCAGCGGGCGACGCACAGTACCGCTTTGCCATTGAGTCCATTTCCAAGGTTTGCACGCTGGCGCTGGCGCTGGAAGATATGGGGCGGCAGGCCGTGCAGGAAAAAATCGGGGCCAGCCCAACGGGCCTGCCCTTTAATTCGGTTATGGCGCTTGAGCTGCACGGCGACAAGCCATTGTCGCCTCTGGTCAACGCGGGCGCAATGGCCTCTGCCAGCTTTGTTAAGGCCGGGTCTGTGGAAGAGCGCTGGCAGCGCATCTTGGGCATGCAGCGCAGGCTTGGCTCCAAGGAAATTGCTATGTCCGACGAGCTTAACCAGTCGGAGCAGACCACCAACTTTCATAACCGGGGCATTGCGTGGCTGCTGTACTCTGCGGGCTATATGTACTGCGACCCGATGGAAGCCTGCGACGTCTATACCCGCCAATGCTCAACACTGCTGAACACTGTGGAGCTGGCGACCATTGGCGCAACCATAGCCGCGCGCGGGCGCAACCCCATTACTGGCGAGCAGGTGCTCAAGCCTGAAAACTGCCCTTGCATCATGGCTGAAATGACGATGGAAGGCATGTATGACAGCTCGGGCGACTGGGCTTACAATGTGGGGCTGCCGGGCAAGAGCGGCGTAGGCGGCGGCATTTTGACCATTGTTCCCGGTGTTATGGCCATTGCGGCTTTTTCGCCGCCTCTGGACAAGGTGGGCAACAGCGTGCGGGGGCAAAAAATGGCAGCTTTTGTGGCTCAGGAGCTTGGATATAACCTGTATAAGGCATAA
- a CDS encoding glutamate decarboxylase, giving the protein MTAKNTLRNTVLDDTYAASDMADAMPRYEMPKNESRPRDVYQAIHDELMLDGNSRQNLATFCQTWVDPEINQIMAECVDKNMIDKDEYPQTAETETRCVHMLADLWNSPDPKGTLGCSTTGSSEAAMLGGLGMKRRWVNMRKAAGKPYDKPNMVCGPVQVCWEKFARYWDVELREIPMEKDRLIMTADEVIKRCDENTIGVVPTLGVTFTGQYEPVEEVSKALDKLQKSKGWDIPIHVDGASGGFLAPFIEPDLLWDFRLPRVKSINSSGHKFGLAPLGVGWVVWREKADLPEDLIFNVNYLGGNMPTFALNFSRPGGQIIAQYYNFLRLGKEGYRRIHQNCYDTARYLGDAIGKLGPFEVLYNGRGGIPALCWAFKPKAKVNYSLYDLSDRLRSRGWQVPAYSMPAHREDLVVMRVLVRHGFSRDLGSLLIDDIKRAMAHFDSHPVSKPLTESEAGSNSHAGRHCKK; this is encoded by the coding sequence ATGACTGCAAAGAATACCCTGCGTAATACCGTGCTTGACGACACCTACGCCGCGTCAGATATGGCCGATGCCATGCCGCGCTACGAGATGCCCAAAAATGAAAGCCGCCCCCGCGACGTTTATCAGGCCATTCATGACGAACTGATGCTGGACGGGAATTCGCGCCAGAACCTGGCCACGTTCTGCCAGACCTGGGTAGACCCTGAAATCAACCAGATCATGGCCGAATGCGTTGATAAAAACATGATCGACAAGGACGAATATCCGCAAACAGCCGAAACAGAAACACGCTGCGTGCACATGTTGGCCGATTTGTGGAACTCCCCCGATCCCAAGGGAACCCTTGGCTGCTCTACCACTGGTTCCAGCGAAGCGGCCATGCTTGGCGGGCTTGGCATGAAGCGCCGTTGGGTCAACATGCGTAAGGCCGCAGGCAAGCCGTACGACAAGCCCAATATGGTTTGCGGCCCCGTACAGGTTTGCTGGGAAAAGTTCGCCCGCTACTGGGACGTGGAACTGCGTGAAATTCCGATGGAAAAAGACCGTTTGATAATGACCGCAGACGAAGTCATCAAGCGCTGCGACGAAAACACCATCGGCGTTGTGCCCACCCTGGGCGTGACCTTCACGGGCCAGTACGAGCCTGTGGAAGAAGTAAGCAAGGCTCTGGACAAGTTGCAGAAAAGCAAAGGCTGGGACATTCCCATCCATGTGGACGGAGCCAGCGGCGGCTTTTTGGCGCCCTTCATTGAGCCTGACCTGCTCTGGGACTTCCGCCTGCCCCGGGTCAAATCCATCAACTCTTCCGGCCACAAGTTCGGCCTCGCACCGTTGGGCGTTGGCTGGGTTGTATGGCGCGAAAAAGCTGATCTTCCCGAAGACCTCATTTTCAATGTGAACTACCTCGGTGGCAACATGCCCACCTTCGCTCTCAACTTCTCACGCCCCGGCGGGCAGATTATCGCTCAGTATTACAACTTCCTGCGCCTCGGCAAGGAAGGTTATCGCCGTATTCACCAGAACTGCTATGACACGGCCCGCTACCTTGGCGACGCCATCGGCAAGCTCGGCCCCTTTGAGGTGCTGTACAACGGACGCGGCGGCATCCCTGCCCTGTGCTGGGCCTTCAAACCCAAGGCCAAGGTCAACTACTCACTGTACGACCTCTCTGACCGCCTGCGTTCACGCGGATGGCAGGTCCCTGCCTACTCGATGCCCGCACACCGCGAAGACCTCGTCGTCATGCGCGTACTGGTACGCCACGGTTTCAGCCGCGACCTGGGCAGCCTGCTCATTGACGATATCAAGAGGGCTATGGCCCACTTTGATTCGCACCCTGTAAGCAAGCCGCTCACAGAGTCTGAAGCTGGCAGCAACAGCCACGCTGGCCGCCACTGCAAAAAGTAA
- a CDS encoding FAD-binding and (Fe-S)-binding domain-containing protein, producing the protein MPHKGPHISISPDYVVNRILRINIDDFAEWPESVRNLAIAIAEELFLVAYNPFIDADTVRGSVRASFEKEAVSLAHYYATAIGEGITMFWSAHQAEMEFREKLIDALGDILPAECILTNPGALVESATDATDLRMELPLLVVEPDTTEQVAELVKLANDMKFALIPRGGGSGMTGGAVPARKRTLIVSLTRLTRVGDIDLKDMTVTCQAGAITQTVINAVDAAGALFSVDPASKQASSIGGNISENAGGPMAFEYGTTLDNLLWWRMVTPTGEIITIERENHPRHKILATETAVFVVKDVSGGVRNVVHLRGDEIRLPGLGKDVTNKALGGLPGMQKEGVDGIITEACFILHPKPKHKRIMVLEFFGRSMHPAAIVVRELVALRNRIREEGDYAHLSAMEEFNAKYVQAIEYKRKSEKYEGSPISVIILQVDGDDPYLLDTCVGDIVSVVEQQENVDIIVAADDKEGERFWEDRHKLSAIAKRTSGFKLNEDVVIPMERIPDFALFLEQVNLECTAAAYRHALQEVGRLPGYPMEDKDFNREFSQASKAASGDISAADLSDMEMADRADTFLEALKEKYPHLAKKIIKIHEYMNASRIVVASHMHAGDGNCHVNIPVNSNDAQMLEEAEEVAARVMAECQEMGGEVSGEHGIGITKIAFFSKEKMDALRAFKERVDPRDVMNPAKLVYRDLPVRPFTFSFNRLIRDIRESGLPDKDKLIHLLTSIQVCTRCGKCKQVCSMCYPERSMQYHPRNKNMVLGMLLEAVYYSQVNKGRIDERLLKWMRDVVEHCTACGRCMANCPVKIPSGEVALTLRALLEHEGAGGHPIKGRALDWLGHDIANRVPKAAKMASLGQKMQNKFLGFVPEVWKRRMQSPLFSGRGPKMGYTNLYEALKLHRGAVFAPEEPTPGMPLVLYFPGCGGALFYDRIGVSSIMLLLKAGFAVAVPPRHMCCGFPLLAAGMDTAFEDNMAQNRQYMASMLRNLAKQGFDCKYLVTACGSCRDGLERMNLQAQFPDLLMRDVAQLTLPLLSRDDLSAPLPEGSKVLYHGACHCEWADVHKVKGQQQVVRTLADFTGAKVALNPGCCGESGMGAMTSPQIYNLLRSRKQKRLGDAMGENYEGPVVVGCPSCKIGIARCLINMHDKHPVLHVAEWLAGLVDGEDRRQSFRKKVNETKGDVRVINLK; encoded by the coding sequence ATGCCCCATAAGGGTCCGCATATTTCCATTTCTCCCGACTATGTGGTGAACCGCATTCTGCGCATTAATATTGATGATTTTGCCGAATGGCCCGAATCCGTGCGCAACCTTGCCATCGCCATAGCCGAAGAGCTTTTTCTGGTGGCTTACAATCCCTTCATTGACGCCGATACCGTGCGCGGCAGCGTGCGCGCGAGCTTTGAAAAAGAAGCCGTTTCTCTGGCGCATTATTATGCCACGGCCATTGGCGAGGGCATTACCATGTTCTGGTCGGCCCACCAGGCCGAAATGGAGTTCAGGGAAAAGCTTATCGACGCTCTGGGCGACATCCTGCCTGCGGAATGTATTTTGACCAATCCCGGCGCACTGGTGGAATCTGCCACCGACGCGACGGACTTGCGCATGGAGCTGCCCCTGCTTGTGGTTGAACCCGACACCACAGAGCAGGTGGCCGAGCTGGTGAAGCTGGCCAATGACATGAAGTTCGCCCTTATTCCGCGTGGCGGCGGATCGGGCATGACAGGCGGCGCCGTGCCCGCGCGCAAGCGTACCCTTATCGTGAGCCTCACTCGCCTTACGCGCGTGGGGGACATTGATTTGAAGGATATGACAGTAACCTGTCAGGCCGGGGCCATTACCCAGACTGTCATAAACGCCGTTGACGCTGCTGGCGCTCTTTTTTCCGTTGACCCGGCCTCCAAGCAGGCTTCGTCCATTGGCGGGAATATTTCAGAAAATGCCGGCGGCCCAATGGCCTTTGAATACGGCACCACGCTGGACAACCTGCTGTGGTGGCGCATGGTGACGCCCACTGGTGAAATCATCACCATCGAACGCGAAAATCATCCGCGCCACAAGATTCTTGCCACAGAAACTGCGGTCTTTGTGGTCAAGGACGTGAGCGGCGGCGTGCGCAACGTGGTACACCTGCGTGGCGATGAAATCCGCCTGCCGGGCCTTGGCAAGGACGTGACCAACAAGGCTCTGGGCGGGCTGCCCGGCATGCAGAAAGAAGGCGTGGACGGCATTATCACCGAAGCCTGCTTTATTCTGCATCCCAAGCCCAAGCACAAGCGCATTATGGTGCTGGAATTTTTTGGCCGGTCAATGCACCCGGCTGCCATAGTGGTGCGCGAACTGGTGGCCCTGCGTAACCGTATTCGCGAAGAAGGCGACTACGCCCACCTTTCGGCCATGGAAGAATTCAACGCCAAGTACGTTCAGGCCATCGAATACAAGCGCAAGTCTGAAAAATACGAAGGTTCGCCCATTTCGGTCATTATCCTTCAGGTGGACGGCGACGATCCCTATCTGCTGGACACCTGCGTGGGCGATATCGTCAGCGTGGTGGAGCAACAGGAGAACGTTGATATTATTGTGGCCGCCGACGACAAGGAAGGCGAGCGCTTCTGGGAAGACCGCCACAAGCTTTCGGCCATAGCCAAGCGCACCTCCGGCTTCAAGCTTAACGAAGACGTTGTTATTCCTATGGAGCGCATACCGGATTTCGCGCTCTTTCTTGAGCAGGTCAACCTGGAATGCACTGCTGCGGCCTACCGTCATGCCCTTCAGGAAGTGGGGCGGCTGCCCGGTTATCCGATGGAAGACAAGGACTTCAACCGGGAATTTTCACAGGCTTCCAAGGCCGCTTCGGGCGACATTTCCGCCGCCGACCTGTCTGATATGGAAATGGCCGACCGTGCTGATACCTTTCTTGAAGCCCTGAAAGAAAAATATCCGCACCTCGCCAAGAAGATCATCAAGATTCACGAGTATATGAACGCCAGCCGCATTGTTGTAGCCAGCCACATGCACGCTGGTGACGGCAACTGCCATGTGAACATTCCCGTGAATTCCAACGATGCCCAGATGCTGGAAGAAGCCGAAGAAGTGGCAGCCCGCGTTATGGCTGAATGCCAGGAAATGGGCGGTGAAGTCTCGGGCGAGCACGGCATCGGCATCACCAAGATAGCCTTTTTCAGCAAAGAAAAAATGGACGCCCTGCGGGCCTTCAAGGAACGCGTGGACCCCCGCGACGTTATGAATCCCGCCAAGCTGGTCTACCGCGACCTGCCCGTGCGTCCCTTTACCTTCTCCTTCAACCGCCTTATCCGCGACATTCGCGAAAGCGGCTTGCCGGACAAGGACAAGCTTATCCACCTGCTCACATCCATTCAGGTGTGCACGCGCTGCGGCAAGTGCAAGCAGGTCTGCTCCATGTGCTATCCTGAACGCTCCATGCAGTACCACCCGCGCAACAAGAATATGGTGCTGGGTATGCTGCTGGAGGCGGTGTATTATTCGCAGGTCAACAAGGGCCGCATTGATGAACGTCTGCTCAAGTGGATGCGTGATGTGGTGGAGCACTGCACGGCCTGTGGGCGCTGCATGGCCAACTGCCCGGTGAAGATTCCTTCCGGCGAAGTGGCCCTGACCCTTCGTGCCCTGCTGGAGCATGAAGGCGCTGGCGGGCATCCCATCAAAGGGCGCGCGCTGGACTGGCTTGGGCATGATATTGCCAACCGTGTGCCCAAGGCCGCCAAGATGGCCTCTCTGGGCCAGAAGATGCAAAACAAGTTTCTTGGCTTTGTGCCCGAAGTGTGGAAGCGCCGCATGCAAAGCCCGCTTTTTTCGGGGCGCGGGCCCAAGATGGGCTATACCAACCTCTATGAAGCCCTCAAGCTGCACAGGGGGGCGGTTTTTGCGCCTGAAGAGCCAACACCCGGCATGCCACTGGTTTTGTACTTCCCGGGCTGCGGCGGCGCGCTTTTCTATGACCGCATTGGTGTTTCTTCCATAATGCTGCTGCTCAAGGCTGGTTTTGCCGTGGCTGTGCCGCCCAGGCATATGTGCTGCGGGTTCCCCCTGCTGGCAGCGGGGATGGACACTGCCTTTGAAGACAATATGGCCCAAAATCGCCAATACATGGCTTCAATGCTGCGTAACCTGGCCAAGCAGGGCTTTGACTGCAAGTATCTGGTGACAGCCTGCGGTTCCTGCCGCGACGGGCTGGAGCGTATGAACTTGCAGGCCCAATTCCCGGATCTGCTGATGCGCGACGTGGCGCAGCTTACGCTGCCGCTGCTTTCTCGCGATGACCTGAGCGCACCCCTGCCCGAAGGCTCCAAGGTGCTCTATCACGGGGCTTGCCACTGTGAGTGGGCCGACGTGCACAAGGTCAAGGGGCAGCAACAGGTGGTGCGCACCCTGGCTGATTTCACCGGAGCCAAGGTCGCGCTGAATCCCGGTTGCTGCGGTGAGTCCGGCATGGGAGCGATGACTTCGCCCCAGATTTACAACCTGTTGCGCTCGCGCAAGCAAAAGAGGCTTGGTGATGCTATGGGCGAAAATTATGAAGGCCCGGTAGTTGTGGGCTGCCCGTCGTGCAAGATCGGCATTGCCCGCTGCCTCATCAATATGCACGACAAGCACCCCGTGCTGCATGTGGCGGAATGGCTGGCCGGGCTTGTGGATGGCGAGGACCGCCGCCAGAGTTTCCGTAAGAAAGTCAATGAAACCAAGGGTGATGTGCGGGTTATCAACCTGAAGTAG
- the gadC gene encoding putative glutamine/gamma-aminobutyrate antiporter GadC yields the protein MGEVKEQATGSKMSIATIVVMNITAVVSLRFLPSEAEYGLGAIFYYAFAAVVFLIPMALVAAELATTYPEKGGVFRWVSEAFGPRWGFLAMAMLWIEVIPYFPTVLTFGAVSIAFVDPHIGMAESIAANKWYITGFVLIVYWMSVFIALRGVGIFARVSKWCGIVGTIIPAAVVVILGFAYLFFSGKPPLIELSWGALMPDFTNFSNVVLAASIFLAYAGMEMNAVHVKDMDNPTKKYPIAISIASLGTVAIFLLSTLGIAFIVPKQDINLTQSLLLAYDLLFRWINAEWLGSVLAVMLAFGVLGGVVTWIAGPNTGMLAVAKAGYLPRWFQKTNRFGMGSRLMLVQAVVVTILSITFVVMPSVQAAFQILSQLTVILYLVMYLLMFASGIRLRVTQPARPRPYRVPGMYLWATLGFLGSLLAFTLSFVPPGQISVGSPESYVMYLVVLVAIFIAIPLIIFALRKPEWRDPSSDFEPFTWEKEQAQNQAGAQSSASAPTQP from the coding sequence ATGGGAGAAGTAAAAGAGCAGGCGACCGGCTCTAAAATGTCTATCGCGACAATAGTGGTAATGAACATCACTGCTGTCGTGAGCTTGCGGTTCCTTCCTTCCGAAGCGGAATACGGCCTTGGGGCAATTTTTTATTATGCCTTTGCCGCTGTTGTTTTTCTTATTCCTATGGCCTTGGTAGCTGCGGAGCTTGCCACTACCTATCCTGAAAAGGGCGGTGTCTTCCGCTGGGTGAGCGAGGCTTTCGGCCCTCGCTGGGGTTTTTTGGCAATGGCGATGCTGTGGATTGAGGTCATACCGTATTTTCCCACAGTGCTGACCTTTGGCGCTGTTTCCATCGCCTTTGTGGATCCGCACATAGGCATGGCTGAAAGTATAGCGGCCAATAAATGGTACATTACGGGCTTTGTGCTCATTGTGTACTGGATGTCGGTATTCATCGCCCTGCGCGGGGTCGGCATTTTCGCCAGAGTTTCAAAGTGGTGCGGTATTGTAGGCACCATTATTCCTGCGGCAGTGGTGGTTATTCTGGGCTTTGCCTATCTGTTCTTCAGCGGCAAGCCACCGTTGATCGAGCTGAGTTGGGGCGCGCTGATGCCTGACTTTACCAACTTCAGCAACGTGGTGTTGGCTGCCAGTATCTTCCTGGCTTACGCGGGCATGGAAATGAACGCCGTACACGTCAAGGACATGGACAATCCCACCAAAAAATATCCCATCGCCATCAGCATCGCGTCTCTTGGCACAGTAGCCATTTTTCTTCTGAGCACACTTGGTATTGCCTTTATTGTGCCCAAGCAGGACATCAACCTTACCCAAAGCTTGCTGCTGGCGTATGACCTGCTGTTCAGGTGGATCAATGCAGAATGGCTGGGTTCCGTGCTGGCCGTCATGTTGGCCTTCGGCGTGCTGGGCGGTGTTGTTACCTGGATAGCCGGCCCCAACACGGGTATGCTGGCCGTTGCCAAGGCAGGATACTTGCCGCGCTGGTTCCAGAAGACAAACAGATTCGGCATGGGCAGCCGCCTCATGCTTGTGCAGGCCGTCGTCGTAACCATTCTGTCCATCACCTTCGTGGTCATGCCCTCGGTACAGGCGGCATTCCAGATATTGTCGCAGCTCACCGTTATTCTTTACCTTGTCATGTACCTGCTCATGTTTGCCAGCGGCATACGTTTGCGTGTGACGCAGCCCGCCCGTCCCCGTCCCTATCGGGTGCCCGGCATGTACCTGTGGGCCACTTTGGGCTTCCTTGGTTCTCTGCTGGCTTTTACACTCAGCTTTGTGCCTCCGGGGCAGATATCTGTGGGCAGCCCGGAAAGCTATGTGATGTATCTGGTGGTGCTGGTGGCTATTTTTATAGCTATTCCGCTGATTATTTTCGCATTGCGCAAGCCTGAGTGGCGTGACCCTTCCTCGGACTTCGAACCTTTCACCTGGGAAAAGGAACAGGCGCAAAACCAGGCTGGCGCGCAGAGCTCCGCTTCTGCTCCTACCCAGCCGTAG
- a CDS encoding SPFH domain-containing protein, with the protein MEFMNSFGWLFLLAVLVIIVLIKTAVVVPNQSAYVVERLGKFSKVLYAGFHILVPFVDVIAYKRSLKEQVLDVPKQTCITRDNVSVDIDGVLYLQIITPDKSAYGISDYEWGAIQLAQTSLRSVIGTLELDRTFEERTRINQEVVEALDAATSPWGVKVLRYEIRDITPPITVMEAMEKQMRAEREKRAVIAQSEGEMQSRINLAEGAKAAAIAQSEGDKQAVINNADGEAAQIRTVAMATAEGLRIVGEQLGNDAVAAAQLRLAESYITQFGHIAKQGNSLIIPADIADAAGMVAAMSKIIKPGEGLGKSGNRG; encoded by the coding sequence ATGGAATTTATGAATAGCTTCGGATGGCTTTTTCTGTTGGCCGTATTGGTTATCATCGTCCTTATCAAAACCGCTGTTGTTGTGCCCAACCAGTCTGCCTACGTTGTTGAAAGGCTCGGCAAATTCAGCAAGGTTCTGTATGCGGGCTTTCACATTCTGGTGCCCTTTGTGGACGTGATCGCCTACAAGCGCAGCCTCAAGGAACAAGTTCTGGATGTGCCCAAGCAGACCTGCATCACGCGCGATAACGTGAGTGTGGATATTGACGGCGTGCTTTACCTGCAAATCATCACCCCCGACAAATCCGCCTATGGCATTTCAGACTACGAATGGGGCGCCATTCAGCTTGCCCAGACTTCGCTGCGTTCCGTCATAGGCACGCTTGAGCTTGACCGTACCTTTGAGGAACGCACACGCATCAATCAGGAAGTTGTGGAAGCTCTGGACGCCGCCACCTCCCCCTGGGGCGTCAAGGTGTTGCGCTATGAAATTCGCGACATCACGCCCCCCATCACGGTGATGGAAGCAATGGAAAAGCAGATGCGCGCCGAACGCGAAAAACGCGCTGTCATTGCCCAGTCTGAAGGTGAAATGCAGTCGCGCATCAATCTGGCCGAAGGCGCAAAAGCTGCGGCCATCGCGCAGTCCGAAGGCGACAAGCAGGCTGTAATAAACAATGCGGACGGCGAAGCCGCCCAGATTCGCACGGTCGCAATGGCCACGGCTGAAGGATTGCGCATTGTTGGCGAACAGCTTGGCAACGACGCCGTGGCTGCTGCGCAACTGCGCCTGGCCGAATCGTACATCACCCAGTTCGGGCACATCGCCAAACAGGGTAACAGCCTTATCATTCCTGCGGATATCGCCGATGCGGCGGGCATGGTTGCAGCTATGAGCAAGATCATCAAACCCGGCGAAGGCTTGGGCAAAAGCGGCAACCGCGGCTAG
- a CDS encoding amino acid permease, which yields MPAQRKTVAISTMALMTVGTVVSLNALPMMAAEGLSLIFYILFATFIFLLPAAMVSAELGSAFASQKGGVYTWVKAAFGPRWGFVAIWMQWVQTLAWYPTILGFSAASLAYCLGDPHLAQSGLYTGMVSIGIYACATAVALSGTEAVNTLTKYSVFVGTLVPSLFIIILGLLWVDLGNPVAFLEQSVQVGGHVVHEHVHPRFLPHLTGLGSVTFLAGIVLMFAGVEVQSVQATAMKRPERDFPIAMLLAAAIAFIIYMLGSLAVAAVLSPQEMSLTAGLMQAFSLILHKFDLDFMVPVVALLITFGGVGNVMAWVSGPSKGMLQTAREGEAPPLLGKENKAGAPVALLAIQAVIVLILSSIYFLVENVSVAFFILTTLTASIYLAMYLLMFSAAIRLRITMPDLPRPYRVPGGLTGMFFIGGVGLLGVAFAFIVGFFPPHNLPIGKPALYVGLVAGGLCTFLAIPLLIQAFKKPQWRLAVEAENSDSINGNNGE from the coding sequence ATGCCTGCACAGCGAAAAACCGTAGCAATTTCGACCATGGCCCTCATGACAGTGGGCACTGTGGTCAGCCTCAATGCGCTGCCAATGATGGCAGCCGAAGGGCTATCGCTGATTTTCTATATTCTGTTCGCCACATTCATCTTTCTGTTACCCGCAGCTATGGTTTCGGCAGAACTTGGCAGTGCCTTCGCCTCACAAAAAGGTGGTGTATATACATGGGTTAAAGCGGCCTTTGGCCCGCGTTGGGGATTTGTGGCCATCTGGATGCAGTGGGTGCAAACCCTTGCATGGTATCCCACCATTCTTGGCTTTTCTGCAGCTTCGCTGGCCTATTGCCTGGGCGATCCGCATCTGGCCCAAAGCGGCCTGTATACAGGCATGGTCAGCATAGGAATATATGCATGCGCCACCGCAGTGGCCCTCAGCGGTACGGAGGCCGTAAACACGCTGACGAAATACAGCGTATTTGTCGGCACGCTTGTTCCCAGCCTTTTCATCATTATTCTTGGCCTGCTTTGGGTTGACCTTGGCAACCCCGTGGCCTTTCTGGAGCAAAGCGTTCAGGTGGGCGGGCACGTTGTGCACGAACATGTGCATCCGCGATTTCTTCCTCACCTGACCGGACTTGGCAGCGTAACTTTTCTTGCCGGAATTGTGTTGATGTTCGCTGGCGTAGAAGTACAAAGCGTTCAGGCCACTGCCATGAAAAGGCCAGAGAGGGATTTTCCCATTGCCATGCTGCTGGCAGCAGCCATCGCCTTTATTATCTACATGCTGGGCTCATTGGCAGTTGCCGCTGTGCTGTCGCCGCAGGAAATGAGCCTTACCGCGGGTCTCATGCAGGCTTTTTCGCTTATTCTGCACAAGTTTGATCTGGATTTTATGGTGCCCGTGGTGGCGCTGCTCATAACCTTTGGCGGTGTGGGCAACGTTATGGCCTGGGTATCCGGCCCAAGCAAAGGCATGCTGCAAACGGCACGCGAGGGCGAGGCTCCTCCCCTGCTGGGCAAGGAAAACAAGGCCGGGGCTCCCGTAGCCTTGCTGGCCATACAGGCCGTCATCGTTCTGATTTTGAGCTCCATATACTTTCTGGTTGAAAACGTCAGCGTGGCCTTTTTCATTCTTACAACGCTCACGGCCAGCATTTACCTGGCCATGTATCTGCTTATGTTCAGTGCGGCCATACGGTTGCGCATCACCATGCCAGACCTGCCACGGCCTTATCGCGTGCCGGGCGGGCTCACAGGCATGTTTTTTATTGGCGGCGTGGGCTTACTGGGAGTGGCCTTCGCCTTTATTGTGGGATTTTTCCCTCCGCACAACCTGCCCATAGGCAAACCAGCCCTTTATGTGGGGTTGGTGGCAGGCGGATTATGCACGTTTCTGGCTATCCCGCTGCTTATTCAAGCATTCAAAAAGCCTCAATGGAGGCTGGCTGTGGAAGCAGAAAACAGTGATTCAATCAACGGCAACAATGGAGAGTAG